CCTCCAATCTCCCTCTAGttgttttgttcccttctccttcctattACCACCTCCTCCTTCAgactcctttcctttccctcccatctctttccagttctctttctcttctccctcctatcTTCCTCCTGCTGGCTCCCTctcccagctgcctccttttctCTCGATGCCATTTCTGTTCTATCAgccatccctccctctccccttcctaagtcccccttccttccatccagcgccttctgtctccctctcccacctctgCTCTCCAGGTAGCTATCCTTCCTGTCTGACTTCCACCAtgcctttctcctccctcctcccttccccttttcttcctttccttacttACTCTGCTATGAACTCACTATACTTCTCCTTTCTCTTGTTCCCTGcctgccttctctcccttctgCCCTTTTTGCCCCTCTCCCTAGcttcctctttttctgattttcttctccaactctaTCTTGCCATCTCCCAGCTTCTGCTCCCACGTCTTTCTTTCTTGTGTTTCCACCCTCACACCTTTCTTGAACTGTACCCCACTATTGTCTCCTCTACTTCCACCATCCTCCTCTTTTTGTCTAAATTCCTCCCACTCTTTGCTCACCTGCTCTTGAGGCTTGGatccctttggtagtctggtaaaacctatggcccccttctcagaagaatgctTTTCAatgcataacctggaatccataagattaccaagaaaaccaATTCTACTGCCATGCTGTTAtgaaactattaaaaaaagatagtggATTCCAGGTTCAGGACCTTTGCCCTCCTCCCTTCCAAGTCCCATCTATATTTCTCCCTCTCATCTTCCTCATCCCATTTTGTTTCTTCTGCCCTCtgatcccttctttcttctggtgCCTctgccttcccctctccacagttTGTCTACcagtcttctcttcctctctcccttggaCCACCTCTTCCCAATTTCCTCTCTTATCAATTCAACTCTACCTTGTCAAGGCAAGACATAAATACGTAGTGGTGAGTTAACAAACATTATTGGCACCTATCATGATCTGAGTGTCATGCTGAGCACTGGAGAGGTAAAGTAGGACAAAAACATGGTCCCTGCCCTTTCCAGAGGCCTCTTAAATCTaaaaggaagggggcagctgggtagctcagtggagtgagaggcctagagacaggaggtcctaggttcaaacctggcctcagccacttcccagctgtgtgaccctgggcaagtcacttgacccccattgcccacccttaccaatcttccacctatgagacaatacaccgaagtacaagggtttaaaaaaaaatctaaaaggaaGGCCACATATGCAAAGTTCTGTTCACAGTAGATTTCTCCAGATAAAGATCAAAGCTTGTCTCCAAAGGAAAGCTCtggaaactgagaaggaaaaaggcCTCTTGCAGAAGGAGGGAGCTGAGTCTTAAGGGAGCCAAAGAAGTTAGGTGCCAGAGGTGGGGGAGGACAGAATCCAGGTTTGGGGGCAGCCAGTGTGTAGTCCTGGAGCTGGAGTGTCATGTTGGAAAATAGCCAGAAGACCAGGGGCACTGAAGGACAGAGTATATAAAAGGCTGGCCAGGATGGGAAGGGCTTCAGAGGCCAAACAGAGGGTTTTCTGTTTGATCTTGGAGTTCATGGGGGAACCACTAGAGGTTACTGAGTCTGATGGGGAAAGGTAGAGGGGGCATTAATGACTGATCAGACCATCCTGGCTTTAAGACAATTTGACAGCAGAAGGGAGGATAGACAACAGTTACCAAGAGCCTAGTGACAACCAGCCCAACCATCCCCaacaggctattgtaatagtcgtGGTGAGGGGAGGATGAGTGCCTCTGCCAAGGTGCAGGCACTATCAAAGGAGGGAGATGCTCTGAAGGTAGAAATAAGAAGACTCGGCAACAGACTCAAGTGTGGAGTCATTATGAGAGACGATTGGAAGTTGTGAGCCTGGGCTTTGAGGAGAACAATGGTGCTCTCACCAGTAATAGAAAaggtggggaaaggggagagttTGGGAAGAAATCAAAGGAGAATTTCTTTTTGAGACCTGTTGACTTTAAGATGTTTCTGGGACATCTAGGTCAGAATATCCAACAGGCAGTTGGTAATGGGAGACTAGAGCTCAAGAGACAGACAGGTCAGAGCTAGCTATGGAGATCTGAGAATCCTCTGTATAGGGAGAGATGATAGATGAGGTCATGGGAGCAGATTATATCAATGGGAAAAATACTAGAGACAGAGAAGACATGGGGGGACACCCCTGGGTAATGGGAATGACTTGGATGAAAAACTAACTAATGAGATGCAGAAGGAGTGGTCAGAGGAGTAggaagaaaaccagaagagagggAGCTGTGGCAGGAAAACTTCCTGAGTGCCTATCAGCTGTTGGTATGGCTTGGGTAGAGTGTGGAATAGCTGAGCCAGGGTCAGAAAGGAAAAGTATGCCCTGGGTGAGGGGCTGTGGACCCATTAGCTAGAGCCAGCAGTGGTGACAGAAACTAGGCAGCAGTGAGACAAGGAAGTGGAGGGTCTGGCCCAGGCAGCCAtaccatattccatgccttctggtccttcagtgtggatgcagccaggtcctatgttatcctaactgtggttccctgatactggaatggtttctttttagcagtttgtagtatcttttccttgatctggtagttcttgaactttgctataacattcctgggtgttgtcaattggggattaaatgcaggaggtgatctgtggattctttcaatctccacttttccctcttgttcaagaatgttggggcagttttcttggataatttcctgtagaatgatgtctaggcttttttttgtcattattttctggtagtccaataattcttaaattgtctcttctgcaTCTGTTCTCCAGGTctattgttttatcaatgaggtatcTTATACTTTCCTcaagtttttcattcttttgattttgtcttatagACTCTTGttaccttgtgaagtcatttgcttttagtgttggattctaatttttaaagactgaattttatccctgactttttggtcatccttctccttctggtctgtttttctttgtaggtcatctttcactttcttagCCTCGTTtttaagctggtcaattctggcgtACAAGAcaccattttcttgttttagttcatgtgtctccatttccagatgacttattttactttttaagttcttttcccaatcgtcttcagcctctcttaattgttttttgaattgtgttttgagttcttccaaagcgtGTCCAATTCgatggagttcctgagtttttgcttgatgttccttagtcctcctctgttccatttgttctctgttcattacctggatagaagctgtcaattgtaattttttttgttgttgctgctgtttactcatattttttccttctctccctccccctcccccattggctataatcttgctcctctgtttatttgctggatctgtgggtttgggctattctgtcctggaggagcttcttctctgttctgctgattgagtagattaggctgatggagtattaatgaggtcagatcttccccagctggcagcagaagctgaaggtgtaggaCTGTAGGTGAAAGTGTGGAGGTTGAAGGTAGTTACTCtggtcttcctctcttcctttctgccagccGCTGGGTCAGAGCCTTGAGCATACTGCAACTATCAGTGCagttggtgggggaggggtgttggagattgagcttctctcccctctgaaggcttcttttctgccctattgatagacaGGATTAAGCCAGGAGGAGCTGATCTGCAGAGGGGGATGTACCCTGAAGCCAAAACCTCGAGAAGGAAGCCCAAGATGGAGAGTGGTGGCAGAAGGCTACAATCAGGCtgccctcctctccttcctctccttcctgctGGCTGTGGTCAGAGTCCTGAGCTTTGCACAGCTGTGGCAATAAAGCACCCCCTCCAGGCTGGAGCCCTCGCCCAGAGATCCAAGCAACCCACgaagactcagcacagtaggtggaggaggggtcctgggaaagaaggaattctttcttttccttaaacctgagaattcaaccttctctgtgtaccttttaagatGAATagagcaggagggtcccccagctctgtcctgtagttggatttggttttctgtccccttgaagcactttgtttttgattggtgtggaaaggTTGTCAGAggggtctggacttttgctgttTCTTAATGGCCATCTTGACTGCCCAAGGCAGCCATTCCACCAGCCCCAAAAGCCCACAAGAGCAAGTGCAGGGCAGGGAGCTATAAGTTGGCAAAGGTGTGAGAAATAACTCCAGAGAGAAGCTGAGGCCAAGTAGGAGCCCAGGTGAAGAGCTGGTAAATtgagagcaagccaagagcaggGCATGGTGTGGATGTGGGTGCCCATTTTTGCCCCACTCTCCTTAAAAAGGGAGGTGCTGTCAACTGGTGAGACCCAAACTCCAATCTGGGCAACCAAATGAAAACTCAGGGATActcagagggggaggggaactgTTTCCACCAAGTCCTGAGTAGGTAGatatttgtttaaacccttaacatctgtgtattggctcctaggtggaagagtggtaagggtgggcaatgggggtcaagtcacttgctcaggttcacacaacagctgggaagtgcctgaggccggatttgaacctaggacctccgatctctaggcctgactctcaatccactgagctacccagctgcccccctgaggtAGATATTGAGTTTCATTGAACTTCCATTTGGTAAGTATTTAGTAATTGTAAGGCGCCTTGTTTGGCACAAGCAGCCCTTGCCTTCAAGGCAGCTTCCTTTTCTTCCAGGGGCTCTTTAAAACACATAGAGAAGTCAATGTTCCATTATTTGCCACTGCAGTTCCTATTATGGATGAAGGGCAACCGGATCAAGCTATCCAGTACTGAAAAGCCTCCAAATCTGGGTCTTAAAGGTGACTGAGAATGGGCATAGGAAGTAGAATGTGTCTCAGTGGGCACCTAGGTTACCTGGTCTTCAGCTTCTTTAATTGCCTCCTGGTGATTGGCCACCAGCCTCGGCCTGGTGCTTACAGAACAAAGGCAGGATGGGGTGTGGCAAGGGTGTGGCAGTTACCTAGGCAACAGACTAACTGAAggcctcacacacacacactctctctctacCAAGTAGTCTGTCTCCATCTAGCTGGCCACTTGCAACAGAAGCCAGGGGCTCCCTATACCTGCCCCCAGAGCTTCCTGAGAAGGGCTGGGTAGTCTTTTCACCTCAGGCCTGCCCATGGTCAGGAAACCCAAGCATTATTttgttccaatcctgcctcaaatCCATCTCTGAAGCCCTTCCCAAGAAAGTACCCTGGCATGCAAACCTCTTTTGCAGAGCACAAGTTATCTGGACCAAAACAAAGATTTTAAAGCATGTCAGAGTTCTGGTTAATTTCTGTCCCTGGAGATGAGGAAAATTTGAGGATCCTGGAGCGGATGAAGAATCTCACCTCCAAAGCCAACCTGTGCCGCAATTCCAACTTTGCTATTCCTGATTTCAAGGTGGGGACCTTAGATTATCTCATTAGCCTCTCGGATGAGTTGGGGAAACTTGATCATTTAGCTGAAAGCCTCTTGAAGAGAATGGTTCGTTGTGTTACAGAACAGAAGAAATTCAAGAATGGTGAACTTCAGGAGTACCTCTTGGTCACTGGAGTTTCCTTAGCTTCTTTTGTGACCCACTTTGAATGGGATATGGCCAGGTATTCTGCCCAGCAACCATTGTGGACCATAGTGGATACGTTAGGGAAGCAGCTGACCCAAATGGAGACTGATCTAAAAACCAGAGTCTCAATCTACAACAAACAGAAAAAACATCTGGAGaatatggaagagaaaatgaCTGGCAGCCTCTTTAGTAGGTCACTATCAGATATTGTGAACAAAGAGGATTTTGTGTTGGATTCGGAATATCTTATCACCCTCCTGGTAGTTGTTCCCAAAGGAAGTTATTCTCAGTGGCAGAAAACTTACGAATCCCTCTGTGACATGGTGGTCCCTCGGTCAACCAAACTGATTGCCGAAGACAAAGAGGATGGCCTCTTCACCGTCACGATGTTCCGTCAAGTAATTAATGATTTCAAAGCCAAGGCTGCAGCCAAGAAGTTCACTGTTCGAGATTTTTTCTACGATGAAAAAGAGATTCAAAGAGAAcgggaattgctgaacaagttgCTTTCagagaagaaacaacaaaatgatAGTTCCCTAAGGGTCAGGAAAAAACGATCTTCATCCTTCCTGGATCACATTGTGAAGGTGGCCAGATTTGTCAATCCCTGGAAGCGTCAACCCAAgcagatggagagagaagagattaaGACTGAGAGTGAAGGCAAGAGGGAGAGTCCATAT
The nucleotide sequence above comes from Gracilinanus agilis isolate LMUSP501 unplaced genomic scaffold, AgileGrace unplaced_scaffold13168, whole genome shotgun sequence. Encoded proteins:
- the LOC123254032 gene encoding V-type proton ATPase subunit C 2-like, producing MSEFWLISVPGDEENLRILERMKNLTSKANLCRNSNFAIPDFKVGTLDYLISLSDELGKLDHLAESLLKRMVRCVTEQKKFKNGELQEYLLVTGVSLASFVTHFEWDMARYSAQQPLWTIVDTLGKQLTQMETDLKTRVSIYNKQKKHLENMEEKMTGSLFSRSLSDIVNKEDFVLDSEYLITLLVVVPKGSYSQWQKTYESLCDMVVPRSTKLIAEDKEDGLFTVTMFRQVINDFKAKAAAKKFTVRDFFYDEKEIQRERELLNKLLSEKKQQNDSSLRVRKKRSSSFLDHIVKVARFVNPWKRQPKQMEREEIKTESEGKRESPYLRWLKVNFGEVFIFWIHVKTLRVFIESVLKYGLPVNFNVVLLQPQKKSLKRLREILNLAFKHLDETAASIMDTSLDVPGFQLSNQDYFPYVYFNISLSFLEVR